Proteins encoded by one window of Methanocalculus alkaliphilus:
- a CDS encoding 50S ribosomal protein L3, giving the protein MPKINRPRYGSLAFSPRKRARSEVPKYKSWPKYTGKPVLQGFAGYKVGMTHVIMVDDHKSSPSEGKDIMIPVTVVEIPAMKVAAIRAYRKDTYGKHPMTEVWAESLNENLSHRITMPKNHDRQAALQAINDAVAADSVVEFMLLMHTTPEVVSGIPKKVPDLMEIRIAGGSAAERFAYAQELLGKEVDFASIMKEGAYADITAVTTGKGTQGAVKRWGISIRKRKHSRGKKKRHIGTLGPWTPHHVRWQVPNVGQMGYQQRTEYNKRIIRIGENGEEINPEGGFLHYGLVRNNYVLIKGSIPGPVKRIIRIRPAIRQGDHEVRVPAVEYVSLESKQG; this is encoded by the coding sequence ATGCCGAAGATTAACAGGCCACGTTATGGTTCACTCGCATTCAGCCCACGGAAACGTGCACGAAGCGAAGTTCCGAAATACAAATCCTGGCCGAAGTACACTGGAAAACCGGTTTTGCAGGGGTTTGCAGGATATAAAGTTGGCATGACCCATGTCATCATGGTCGATGATCACAAATCCAGCCCCAGTGAAGGGAAGGACATTATGATCCCGGTGACGGTCGTTGAGATCCCGGCGATGAAGGTCGCCGCCATTCGTGCGTACCGGAAGGATACCTATGGGAAACACCCGATGACAGAAGTCTGGGCCGAATCTCTCAATGAGAACCTCTCCCACAGGATCACGATGCCGAAGAACCATGATCGCCAGGCGGCACTGCAGGCGATCAACGACGCAGTTGCAGCAGATTCCGTCGTCGAGTTCATGCTTCTGATGCACACAACCCCCGAGGTCGTCTCCGGCATCCCAAAGAAGGTCCCTGATCTGATGGAGATACGCATTGCCGGCGGCTCTGCTGCTGAGCGGTTCGCCTATGCTCAGGAACTGCTTGGGAAAGAGGTGGACTTTGCCTCCATCATGAAGGAAGGTGCATACGCCGATATCACCGCCGTCACCACCGGGAAAGGAACCCAGGGTGCAGTGAAGCGGTGGGGTATCAGCATCAGGAAGCGGAAACACTCCCGTGGAAAGAAGAAGCGCCATATCGGTACACTTGGTCCATGGACTCCCCACCATGTCCGCTGGCAGGTGCCAAACGTCGGTCAGATGGGGTACCAGCAGAGGACCGAGTATAACAAGCGGATCATCAGGATCGGAGAGAACGGGGAAGAGATCAACCCGGAAGGTGGTTTCCTCCACTACGGCCTTGTCAGGAACAATTATGTCCTGATTAAGGGATCAATCCCCGGTCCTGTAAAGCGTATCATCCGTATCCGCCCGGCAATCCGTCAGGGAGATCATGAGGTACGTGTTCCAGCCGTTGAATACGTCAGCCTTGAGAGCAAACAGGGGTGA
- a CDS encoding Tfx family DNA-binding protein: MKEGLLTERQKEVLRYRKQGLTQQQIADAIKTSKANVCTIEKSAVENIRKARETLDFVNTLDAEELCTLDADDDLFKAVHTIYREAEKIGIKVRYDSVTLMNRVRTQNPEKIHARHIHDSIRVYINTKGDLFFE, from the coding sequence ATGAAAGAAGGTCTTCTTACCGAGCGGCAGAAAGAGGTTCTCAGGTACAGGAAACAGGGCCTGACCCAGCAGCAGATTGCAGATGCGATCAAAACCTCAAAAGCAAATGTCTGCACCATCGAAAAATCTGCGGTGGAGAACATTCGAAAGGCCCGGGAGACCCTTGACTTTGTCAATACTCTTGATGCAGAGGAGCTCTGCACACTTGATGCCGACGATGATCTCTTCAAAGCGGTCCATACAATCTATCGGGAGGCTGAGAAGATCGGGATAAAGGTCAGGTATGATTCGGTCACGCTCATGAACAGGGTCAGGACCCAGAACCCCGAGAAGATACATGCCCGGCACATTCACGACAGTATCCGGGTCTATATAAATACAAAAGGGGATCTCTTCTTTGAATGA
- a CDS encoding F420-dependent methylenetetrahydromethanopterin dehydrogenase yields the protein MVVKVGIAKLGNIACGVMAELLLDERADREDMESFMATSGTKMQTEDIDRVVSNMKAWGPDFCVVVSPNGILPGPTGAREELAKAGIPVVVITDDITSKKEKFEELKASNFGYIIMKADSMIGARREFLDPVEMADFNGNLIKVLALTGAFTKLQVALDEVIDQVKAGKKGADLVLPKIVMTADKAVDGEFVNPYAHAKARAAYEIAQGVAAVTVKGCFMTKEWEKYIPIITSAHEMMRHASLLCEEARELEKAGDSVLRKPHKKDGVLVSKTKLISKPE from the coding sequence ATGGTAGTAAAAGTAGGCATAGCAAAACTCGGCAACATCGCCTGCGGTGTCATGGCTGAGCTTCTCCTCGACGAGCGTGCAGACCGTGAAGACATGGAAAGCTTCATGGCAACATCCGGAACAAAGATGCAGACCGAGGACATCGACCGTGTCGTCTCCAACATGAAGGCATGGGGACCTGACTTCTGTGTCGTCGTCTCACCAAATGGTATCCTTCCAGGACCAACCGGTGCCCGTGAGGAGCTTGCAAAGGCAGGTATCCCCGTTGTTGTCATCACCGATGACATCACATCAAAGAAAGAGAAGTTCGAAGAACTGAAGGCAAGCAACTTCGGCTACATCATCATGAAGGCAGACTCCATGATCGGTGCCCGCCGTGAGTTCCTCGACCCCGTCGAGATGGCAGACTTCAATGGCAACCTTATCAAGGTCCTCGCACTGACCGGTGCATTCACCAAACTCCAGGTGGCACTTGACGAGGTCATTGACCAGGTGAAGGCAGGCAAGAAGGGAGCGGACCTCGTCCTTCCAAAGATCGTCATGACCGCCGACAAGGCAGTCGATGGCGAATTTGTCAACCCCTACGCACATGCAAAGGCACGTGCAGCATACGAGATTGCACAGGGAGTTGCAGCAGTTACCGTGAAGGGCTGTTTCATGACGAAGGAATGGGAGAAGTACATCCCAATCATCACCTCGGCACACGAGATGATGCGCCATGCCTCACTCCTCTGTGAAGAGGCACGTGAGCTTGAGAAGGCTGGCGACAGCGTCCTCCGTAAGCCCCACAAGAAGGACGGCGTCCTCGTCTCCAAGACGAAGCTCATCAGCAAGCCCGAATAA
- a CDS encoding response regulator: protein MTTVLIIDDSSFQRTIIRKTLKNEGFVCIEANNGRVGLHLIEEERPDIIIVDLLMPDMDGTEFLTAIREKEIAIPVIVLTSDIQDATRENCIRLGASSFLNKPARADELIPAIRLLLHPGE from the coding sequence ATGACCACTGTCCTTATCATCGACGATTCGTCCTTTCAGCGTACAATCATCAGAAAGACCCTCAAAAACGAGGGGTTCGTGTGCATCGAAGCGAATAACGGGCGTGTTGGCCTGCATCTGATCGAAGAAGAGCGACCGGATATCATCATCGTCGATCTCCTGATGCCCGATATGGACGGAACAGAGTTTCTCACTGCCATCAGGGAGAAGGAGATAGCCATCCCTGTTATCGTTTTGACATCAGATATCCAGGACGCAACACGGGAGAATTGTATCCGGCTTGGTGCTTCATCATTCCTGAACAAGCCGGCACGGGCCGACGAGCTGATCCCGGCTATCAGGCTGCTGCTCCACCCCGGAGAGTGA
- a CDS encoding chemotaxis protein CheC, translating to MDLNTDELDALRELVNIGVGKAAGILSEMTGSRIELSIPVIHLIRGDQYTEIEAVLGEEQYAAVRLGFEGAFTGTAFSIFPANSADILIAAITGDEPDHSGSLAHFHSIHAETLMEVGNILINGVMGSITNILGTRLIYTLPSYSEEPVARLIQEAGSDQRENIIVAQTRMFIHNLNIEGKILLIMGGRSLDILVRKIQEAQD from the coding sequence ATGGATCTCAATACAGATGAGCTGGACGCGCTTCGGGAACTGGTGAACATCGGTGTCGGCAAGGCGGCAGGGATCCTCTCCGAGATGACCGGGTCGAGAATAGAACTCTCCATACCGGTTATCCACCTCATCAGAGGAGACCAGTATACGGAGATAGAAGCCGTGCTTGGTGAGGAGCAGTATGCAGCAGTACGGCTTGGTTTCGAGGGTGCCTTCACAGGAACTGCTTTTTCCATATTCCCGGCGAATAGCGCGGATATCCTGATTGCCGCGATCACCGGTGATGAGCCGGACCACAGCGGATCACTTGCACATTTCCACTCGATTCATGCCGAGACCCTCATGGAGGTGGGAAATATCCTCATCAACGGAGTGATGGGATCGATTACAAACATCCTTGGCACACGGCTGATCTATACCCTCCCATCATATAGCGAGGAGCCGGTGGCTCGGCTCATCCAAGAGGCCGGAAGTGACCAGCGTGAGAATATCATCGTTGCCCAGACCCGGATGTTCATTCATAATCTCAATATCGAGGGGAAGATCCTCCTGATCATGGGCGGCAGATCTCTTGACATCCTGGTCCGCAAGATACAGGAGGCACAGGATTGA
- a CDS encoding ATP-binding protein gives MSIAEFIRPLNQFVDLLPVGVCIIDDEKKVRLWNRTIAGWSGRSTEEMVGEHLDRIYPHLDAPRYRYRIEQVLDGGPPAVFSSQLNAPFIPCPLPDGGMRLQHTSVIRQDRTDGVLAIIIIEDITELGHEIVRARSMRDQALGEVEERKKVEKALLFTNRKLNLLSGITRHDILNEVTVLLGNATFLDELLPDGTDEKKYLNTILRSTKRIQDQITFTSDYEGLGGEEPGWFDIRDVALKAFSLIGSDTITLDVQEGCFQVFADPMLEKVFFSLFENALRHGGGVTTITIRYHICEDESVISVTDDGAGIAENFRERLFERGFGRNTGLGLFLSKEILEITSISIEEAGREGEGARFLIHVPNDKVRREKQS, from the coding sequence ATGAGTATTGCAGAGTTTATTCGACCGCTCAACCAGTTTGTGGATCTCCTTCCGGTCGGAGTCTGTATCATCGATGATGAGAAGAAGGTCCGCCTCTGGAACAGAACGATCGCCGGATGGAGCGGACGGAGCACTGAGGAGATGGTCGGCGAGCACCTTGATCGCATCTACCCGCATCTGGATGCACCGAGGTATCGGTATCGTATTGAGCAGGTCCTTGATGGGGGACCGCCTGCAGTCTTCTCCTCGCAGCTCAATGCCCCCTTCATTCCATGTCCTCTTCCGGACGGCGGGATGCGGTTACAGCATACCTCGGTGATCCGGCAGGACCGGACTGATGGCGTCCTTGCCATCATCATCATCGAGGATATCACCGAGCTGGGCCACGAGATTGTGAGGGCCCGGTCAATGCGTGATCAGGCACTCGGGGAGGTGGAGGAGCGCAAGAAAGTCGAGAAGGCACTCCTCTTCACAAATCGCAAGTTAAACCTCCTCTCAGGGATCACCCGGCATGATATCCTCAATGAGGTGACGGTACTTCTTGGGAATGCCACCTTCCTTGATGAGCTGCTCCCGGATGGCACCGATGAGAAGAAATATCTCAATACGATACTCCGTTCAACAAAACGGATCCAGGATCAGATTACTTTTACCAGCGATTATGAAGGGCTCGGAGGGGAGGAGCCGGGCTGGTTTGATATCAGGGATGTTGCCCTGAAGGCCTTTTCACTGATCGGGTCAGATACCATCACCCTGGATGTTCAGGAAGGCTGTTTCCAGGTCTTCGCCGATCCGATGCTCGAGAAGGTATTCTTCAGCCTCTTTGAAAACGCTCTGCGCCACGGTGGAGGGGTGACAACAATAACCATACGGTACCATATCTGCGAGGATGAGTCGGTGATATCGGTCACCGATGATGGCGCCGGCATTGCGGAAAACTTCAGAGAGAGGCTCTTTGAGAGGGGGTTTGGCAGAAATACCGGCCTTGGGCTCTTCCTCTCAAAAGAGATCCTCGAGATCACCTCTATCTCAATAGAGGAAGCGGGACGGGAAGGAGAAGGCGCCCGCTTTCTGATTCATGTTCCCAATGATAAAGTCAGAAGAGAGAAGCAGTCCTGA
- a CDS encoding galactose-1-phosphate uridylyltransferase, producing the protein MPYFSEDVIRSNGATILYRREDATGISCRISPVRGVRDINPASSLLQYRDEVLDCPFCRSRIFSRTEPFDDGDWITRGESVTFPNLYPFADRHTVTVITRAHMVESFTREQISDALIASASSLESYLGYPSINWNFLPSAGASLLHPHLQGVADAFPTSLCRLYLTASKNSPSGNYWRTIRETEEGGPRHLFGDEILWYANPVPIGECEIRGLLPFREVSDLPHYADEIADGILRIIRLFHSFGSVAFNMGILFGKNGGVHDGMHAFCTLIARINPNPDSISDSAFMERIHREPVVMTLPEEIRTASLF; encoded by the coding sequence GTGCCCTACTTCTCAGAGGACGTCATCCGATCCAATGGCGCAACGATACTCTATCGGAGAGAGGATGCGACGGGGATATCCTGCAGGATAAGCCCGGTTCGTGGTGTCCGGGATATCAATCCGGCTTCATCACTCCTTCAATACCGGGATGAGGTTTTGGACTGCCCGTTCTGCCGATCACGGATCTTTTCCAGAACAGAGCCGTTTGATGATGGCGACTGGATCACCCGTGGCGAGAGTGTCACCTTCCCAAATCTCTATCCCTTTGCAGATCGCCATACCGTGACGGTGATTACACGGGCTCATATGGTTGAGAGCTTTACCAGGGAGCAGATCTCTGATGCCCTCATCGCATCTGCATCCTCACTTGAGAGCTATTTGGGCTACCCGTCAATCAACTGGAACTTCCTGCCTTCTGCCGGTGCAAGTCTCCTGCATCCCCATCTTCAGGGGGTGGCTGACGCTTTTCCAACCTCTCTCTGCAGGCTCTACCTTACTGCCTCAAAAAACTCCCCGTCCGGCAATTACTGGAGGACGATCCGGGAGACCGAGGAGGGGGGACCCCGGCACCTCTTCGGCGATGAGATCCTCTGGTACGCAAACCCTGTTCCGATCGGCGAGTGCGAGATCCGCGGACTTCTCCCGTTCCGGGAAGTATCTGATCTCCCTCATTATGCAGACGAGATTGCAGATGGCATCCTGAGAATCATCCGGCTCTTCCACTCGTTTGGATCAGTCGCCTTCAATATGGGGATTCTCTTTGGAAAAAATGGAGGCGTTCATGATGGAATGCATGCCTTCTGCACTCTCATCGCCCGTATAAACCCAAATCCTGATTCGATCAGCGACTCTGCATTCATGGAACGGATACACCGCGAACCGGTCGTGATGACGCTACCCGAGGAGATCAGGACTGCTTCTCTCTTCTGA
- a CDS encoding 5,10-methylenetetrahydromethanopterin reductase, which yields MSYGIEFVPGNLSVKQVVNYCKLAETKDIDYAWITNHYNNRHCYPILGAIAAATTELKVGPGIMNAFTDTPAAMASFICTLNEISDGRAIMGIGPGDLSTLPKLAIDPSKPVTRLAEAVTQIKALCAGEEVKKQGLEFFDYDGAKLTGVQLPGKKGIPMYIGAQGPKVLELAGSVGDGALINASNPKDFDVAIPILKAATEKVGKKGFDIGAYTAMSIDMNEKKARNAAKIVAAFIAAGSPTPLLERHGLDLNNVAKIKEALSRFDFKTVGGLVGDGEIDAFTIAGTPDIVKQKCEDLTKSGVTQIIFGSPLGPDMVNSIRLLGKYVV from the coding sequence TTGAGCTATGGAATTGAATTTGTGCCTGGAAACCTCTCTGTCAAGCAGGTAGTTAACTACTGCAAACTTGCAGAGACGAAAGATATCGACTATGCCTGGATCACCAACCACTACAACAACCGCCACTGCTACCCAATTCTTGGAGCCATCGCGGCAGCAACAACCGAGCTGAAGGTTGGTCCCGGTATCATGAACGCCTTTACCGACACCCCCGCGGCAATGGCATCGTTCATCTGCACCTTAAACGAGATCTCAGACGGACGGGCAATTATGGGCATCGGACCTGGTGACCTGTCTACCCTCCCAAAGCTTGCAATCGACCCCTCAAAGCCTGTTACCCGCCTTGCAGAGGCTGTAACCCAGATCAAAGCCCTCTGCGCAGGTGAAGAAGTCAAGAAGCAGGGTCTTGAGTTCTTCGACTATGATGGTGCAAAACTCACCGGTGTCCAGCTCCCCGGCAAGAAGGGCATCCCGATGTACATCGGTGCACAGGGTCCAAAGGTCCTTGAGCTTGCAGGAAGCGTCGGAGACGGTGCACTCATCAACGCATCAAACCCCAAGGACTTCGATGTCGCCATCCCGATCCTGAAGGCCGCAACTGAGAAGGTTGGCAAGAAGGGATTCGATATCGGTGCCTACACCGCAATGTCCATCGACATGAACGAGAAGAAGGCGCGCAATGCAGCAAAGATTGTTGCAGCATTCATCGCAGCAGGTTCACCAACACCACTCCTTGAGCGGCATGGACTTGACCTGAACAATGTTGCAAAGATCAAGGAAGCCCTCTCCCGCTTCGACTTCAAGACCGTCGGCGGTCTCGTCGGCGATGGTGAGATCGATGCATTCACCATTGCAGGCACCCCTGATATCGTCAAACAGAAGTGCGAGGACCTGACCAAATCCGGTGTCACCCAGATCATCTTCGGATCCCCACTCGGACCCGACATGGTCAACTCCATCCGCCTCCTCGGCAAGTACGTCGTATAA
- a CDS encoding tubulin/FtsZ family protein, translated as MKALIIGLGGAGSRIADVLADHDRRSGTHSIEAIAIDTDYESINNLRTIPHTQRIVLPSLHVSSSGKESEILDIAEVIGHIQRCNTIEIDAIVICTGLGGKLAHSVPLIVEKIRGSFFEPVFVILTLPFRSEGKMVAARAADQIEMIEGVVDGCILFDNETWYKKIATEMLRLERTTDDQHSGDAEEEIPEERIDGFTLNPRDRNNILNERLARRFGLLLRAGEFVENGKPVAEVVLDAGEVLNTLKGMGMAAIGYATELVPRDNFGFLRRFTKGYNVYEDGHKRAARIVELSKRAIYQEISVPCDLTSANKALVLIAGPSDEISMKGFQNVRKWVDRSIAGLEMRAGDYPVLSTKYVGVIIVLAGIKNIPRINEIKEMRDIYIEEEREERERQEGLSKEKAELERKARERAERAALLHHAEEDEEELPVQEWIPEPARETPLPSQPLADVQQYPMPDDDANWISAPERNDQEIPDEIQVPQRGGGDDRRKLTLPRRQAGEVADISRQERIEGPISPNDRTMDAGSFRMKGHPVEKGRTDTASISLSPMVQARDGSFEAKAVALKTHFSRPRDAAIDEKDMFSIKSQTSQPRDDVLMGKGSSASRVRRPDDSAYFGKSGSIQVKGESESRHEEREVKKKQASPVRDEEEGDGGITWI; from the coding sequence ATGAAGGCACTTATCATCGGACTTGGGGGAGCAGGATCACGAATCGCAGATGTACTTGCCGATCATGATCGGAGGAGTGGTACTCACAGTATCGAAGCGATAGCTATCGATACCGATTATGAGAGTATCAATAATCTCCGCACCATCCCGCATACGCAGCGGATTGTCCTGCCATCACTTCATGTGAGCAGTTCTGGTAAAGAGAGTGAGATCCTTGACATCGCCGAAGTTATTGGCCACATCCAGCGATGCAATACAATCGAGATTGACGCCATCGTCATCTGCACAGGTCTTGGCGGAAAGCTTGCACATTCCGTCCCGTTGATCGTCGAAAAGATACGGGGATCTTTTTTTGAGCCGGTCTTTGTGATCCTCACCCTCCCGTTCAGGAGTGAGGGGAAGATGGTCGCGGCCCGGGCTGCCGATCAGATCGAGATGATCGAGGGTGTCGTTGACGGGTGCATCCTCTTCGATAATGAGACATGGTATAAGAAGATCGCAACCGAGATGCTCCGCCTCGAGAGGACAACGGATGACCAGCATTCAGGCGATGCCGAAGAAGAGATACCAGAGGAGAGGATCGATGGTTTCACCCTGAACCCCCGTGACCGGAACAACATCCTTAATGAACGACTGGCACGCCGGTTTGGACTGCTTCTCCGCGCCGGAGAGTTCGTTGAAAACGGGAAGCCTGTTGCTGAAGTTGTCCTTGATGCAGGTGAGGTGCTTAATACACTCAAAGGGATGGGGATGGCCGCGATCGGATATGCCACCGAGCTGGTTCCCCGTGATAACTTCGGTTTTCTCAGGCGGTTTACAAAAGGATACAATGTGTACGAAGACGGGCATAAACGGGCCGCCCGTATCGTTGAGCTCTCCAAGCGGGCAATTTATCAGGAGATATCTGTTCCTTGTGATCTCACCAGTGCGAACAAGGCCCTCGTCCTGATCGCCGGACCAAGTGACGAGATATCAATGAAGGGGTTTCAGAATGTCCGCAAGTGGGTGGACCGCAGCATCGCCGGCCTTGAGATGCGTGCCGGAGACTACCCCGTCCTCTCCACAAAATATGTCGGTGTCATCATCGTGCTCGCAGGTATCAAAAATATCCCACGAATCAATGAGATCAAAGAGATGCGGGACATCTATATCGAGGAGGAGCGTGAAGAGAGGGAGCGGCAGGAGGGGTTATCAAAGGAGAAGGCAGAGCTTGAAAGAAAAGCCCGGGAGAGGGCTGAGAGGGCGGCACTCCTTCATCATGCTGAGGAGGACGAGGAAGAGCTGCCTGTCCAGGAGTGGATCCCCGAGCCGGCCAGGGAGACTCCTTTACCCTCTCAGCCTCTGGCAGATGTACAGCAGTATCCGATGCCGGATGATGATGCCAACTGGATTTCTGCACCAGAACGGAATGATCAGGAGATCCCTGACGAAATCCAGGTGCCTCAACGGGGGGGTGGAGATGACCGGAGAAAACTCACCCTCCCCCGGCGGCAGGCGGGCGAGGTCGCCGACATCTCACGGCAGGAGCGGATCGAAGGCCCGATATCCCCAAATGATCGGACGATGGATGCCGGTTCTTTCCGGATGAAGGGTCACCCGGTCGAGAAAGGAAGGACTGATACCGCATCCATCTCATTAAGCCCGATGGTACAGGCCAGGGACGGATCCTTTGAGGCGAAGGCAGTCGCGTTGAAGACACACTTCTCCCGGCCCCGTGATGCTGCAATCGATGAAAAAGATATGTTCTCAATTAAAAGCCAGACCTCGCAGCCTCGCGATGATGTACTGATGGGGAAGGGATCTTCGGCTTCCCGGGTCAGAAGACCGGATGATTCTGCATATTTTGGTAAATCGGGGTCAATTCAGGTGAAGGGAGAGTCGGAGTCCCGCCATGAGGAGAGGGAAGTGAAGAAGAAGCAGGCATCTCCTGTCAGGGATGAGGAGGAGGGAGATGGCGGGATCACATGGATCTGA
- a CDS encoding DUF128 domain-containing protein: MRETDPGTERKCLEILRILRESPDPMGAKHLSELMAEQGFVLSDRAVQYYLQNLDEMGFTRKVGNRGRVLTSLGIAETESALVGDRIGFVISKLERLAFRSSLNPETCTGDVAYNLSYVKDEDLDLVSKACDEVIREMLGFFGTYTFIDTDPRIPKGHTGLLTICSITMDGVLQHHGIPVRMAYGGCLSVNKTVAEGFTHLIGYKGSTVDPLQLFISAQMTSIGEYCRTKKGIVLANVRNIPTVAVPEATVLMRALQSNGFEIPAAIGSGILGIPGDPYQSSIVSYSGMNLIARVAECGIRMKTEIGAGTIPISRVL, from the coding sequence ATGCGAGAGACTGATCCGGGAACTGAGCGAAAATGCCTTGAGATACTCAGGATCCTTCGGGAATCACCGGATCCCATGGGTGCCAAGCACCTCTCCGAGCTGATGGCCGAGCAGGGCTTCGTCCTCTCTGATCGCGCAGTCCAGTATTATCTCCAGAACCTCGATGAGATGGGGTTTACCCGGAAGGTCGGGAACCGTGGGCGTGTCCTGACGAGCCTTGGGATCGCAGAGACCGAGAGCGCACTCGTCGGGGACCGGATAGGTTTTGTCATCTCAAAACTCGAAAGGCTTGCCTTCCGGAGCAGCCTCAACCCTGAGACCTGTACCGGTGATGTCGCATACAATCTCTCGTATGTGAAGGATGAGGATCTGGATCTCGTATCGAAAGCCTGTGATGAGGTGATCAGAGAGATGCTTGGGTTCTTTGGAACCTATACCTTCATCGACACCGATCCCAGAATACCCAAAGGACATACCGGCCTTCTGACAATTTGCAGTATCACGATGGACGGTGTCCTGCAGCATCATGGAATACCTGTCAGAATGGCGTATGGCGGGTGCCTCAGCGTCAATAAGACCGTGGCTGAAGGTTTCACCCATCTCATCGGCTATAAGGGCTCGACCGTTGATCCTCTCCAGCTCTTCATATCAGCGCAGATGACCTCGATCGGAGAATATTGCAGGACAAAAAAAGGTATCGTCCTTGCAAATGTCAGAAATATCCCAACAGTTGCAGTTCCTGAGGCGACGGTACTGATGAGAGCCCTTCAGTCAAATGGATTTGAAATACCTGCCGCCATAGGATCGGGCATCCTTGGCATTCCGGGAGATCCCTATCAGTCTTCGATCGTCAGTTATAGTGGTATGAACCTGATTGCGCGTGTTGCTGAATGCGGCATCAGAATGAAGACCGAGATTGGTGCCGGGACCATCCCGATATCACGGGTTCTCTGA
- a CDS encoding dCTP deaminase — protein sequence MVLSAGVIRSRLGDDSGAGDLVIRPFDEACLQPASYDLRISEETVLIRGQCTLVPTLEWVELPSDIAATLRGRSSYGRRGLLLGAGYVDPGFRGQLTLCCTNMGIEDILLAPHTRLVQMVLHEVAGGGELYNGRYQDSRGVVHARD from the coding sequence ATGGTGCTATCAGCGGGAGTGATCCGCAGCCGGCTTGGAGATGACAGTGGCGCAGGAGATCTTGTCATCAGGCCGTTTGATGAAGCCTGCCTTCAGCCTGCCTCGTATGATCTCAGGATCTCCGAGGAGACCGTTCTCATCAGGGGGCAGTGTACGCTCGTTCCAACACTCGAATGGGTTGAGCTGCCATCAGACATCGCTGCTACCCTCAGGGGACGCTCATCCTATGGGAGGCGGGGTCTTCTTCTGGGTGCAGGGTATGTCGATCCCGGTTTCCGGGGGCAGCTGACGCTCTGCTGCACAAATATGGGTATTGAAGATATTCTTCTTGCGCCACATACGCGCCTCGTCCAGATGGTCCTCCATGAGGTGGCTGGTGGCGGAGAGCTCTACAATGGCAGGTATCAGGACAGCAGAGGAGTTGTTCATGCGAGAGACTGA